TGACTGGACTAATTGCGTGTGTATGTCCCATGCACCGGCAGGTTCACCACGATGCCCGCCATCTGCCGGTCCGGCACCGTCGGGAGTAGATGTCAGATTTATTAGGGTTGATGCCTAGTATCTAATATGTTTCATGATTGATATTTTTATGATTTTGCTAAGCTTATCACTAGGGCCGAGTGCCATGATGGAAAAGGTGCAGATGCAACCCTTCATTATAGACTATATCTGTAAGCTTTGATTAATCACACATATTCAGTTGATAAGGTAGTTTAGATTAATTAGTGACACAGTCCATATGTGTCCGCTCATGTCCGCTAGGCGGACAAATGATCTAAACGGACAAAAAATACAAAATCCGTATCCGTTTAGGTCTTTGTGTTGGAGTTGGTCGAACTTGACACGCTAGTGTTAATACATAGATTTtgttagaaaaggaggatgacccccggtctctacatctggaagatgcatgcagccactttattgattattctcaaggaccttacaaagtattacaacaatatgcctgaaacCGCCATTttggcaacatctgccgctactcctatccatatgatgaaggggtgctagctgggccactacccaaaccactcacctaagcctaacatcaaaagccggaagcccagccaagccacataccgggtctggggcacaaactGGTCTGACGCACTCGCATGTGTCGTCACCGCCATCTTCCATAGGCCCGTtttcagagcagatattgaggtttctaccttgtctggccactctgccatcgacatcaccatgacgccagacagctacctcctcctgcgcgagtccatcaccatgcatcggacgccgagtctccacagcgccatgccgccgatatCCGCCGCCCTCAATGTGTGGGATAAAGCACCACTCCACCATCCCTCCAGCGAGCActtactccaaaacgatgcccccaaaAGGGAAAGTGATAAACACCATCATCCCccgatccggaagacccagatctagagttcccccggagcatcccgagcctgaCGATGCaaactgcaacgacgatgcctcgacaagggaacgacatcaaatacgccgccatcgtccgccatgaccgtagtcggtGCGTCTTCATCGGCAGTTGCTCCACCATACATGCGCCGCCAGCGTCGCTGGTCCCTTCAACCGGAGtaaactccaaaacgatgccctgaagagggactacgacgcaaaagcaccgccatcgctcgatcccaagaagatctagggtttcccccggagttgcCCGCGCTGCAAGGACCAGACAAGGGTAGAATCTTGGCGGATCCTCTCAGCTGCCGACGAGTCGCACCCGCCACCGCGCCGACGGCAATCCAGCGACCAAGGCCCACACCTGGGCCCAGATCCGGCCGTGCCGCCGCGAACCCATCTGgtcacgccgccgccgtccttgGCGACCGCGACGCACCAGACTGCGAAGCTGCCGGCCCGCGCCAGCCCCacgagtccccgccgccgccggcgacagcAAGGCTTCGCCTGGCCGTGcccttgggcggcggcgagggaggaggaggaggagaggtggagtCCGGGCGATGGGATCTGGGAGCCTCCCGGCCGCCACGCGGGGGgcgatgcgggggggggggggggggggggggaggcacgCGGGGTCCACTAGCGAAGGGAGACCATCAATATGTAGATGGTCTATTTTAACACATAAGAACTAGACTTTGACCATGTAGTAGTAAACTATTATGAAGTGATTACGTACGTGGAAGCTTTGTATATACATATATGTCAGTTGTTGGACTGGTGGATTAACCAGAGTTACAACTAGATCGATAATAAAGTATCTACGAATCTAAATCCCTCCGGATTCCCAATCTCCCGTTCGCCGACGATCCACAAGAAGACGACCCAGGCGCaggcggcgacggtggcgacgaCCATCCCAACGACAAATGTGGCGACAGTCAGCCTGGTGGTGTGAGGTGACTGGTCGTACAGGTAGACATCGATCAGGACCATGCCACGACGGTGAGCAAAAGAGTCAGGACGCCCACGAGCACGATGACCACCCACCTGCCGGCCTCCTCGGGGTCCGTCGTCGCCACGAGCTGCTCGTCCAGGAGGTTCTGGTTCTCCAGGTCGTTGGCCATCAGGCATCCACGATccacctagctagctagtttgATCGATCTTCTTCACTGCTTCGTGACCGTTCACAAGAATATAATCGTTTTTTTAGAGAGAACGTATTATCGTGTATATTTGGTTCCACGAGGCTAAGCTGTATCCGTTTCAGTTTGCACTTACATTTTTTTTTAGGTGAAAGTTTGCACTTACATGGGTAAGTTTTTTCAGTTACAGTACTATACGGACGACGAATCTTGTACATAGGGCCGAAATCTATCCGTAGGGCCCAAAGGCTGTTCAGCGCTTAACGGGCTGGTTAAAGTGTATTCGTACGCAGCGCACCCATTCTGATAAATCGGCCGGCCCATACTAGTCTCGCCTTGACCAGTTTTTTTTGTTTGAGAAACACATGTAACTTTATTCATACTCACCAGTTTTGAGAACCTTCTAGACCTCCAATTTGTTTCGGGCTGGTCTTCTTCGATTTCGGACaggttttttttccttgttttcaaCTTTTATATATCTTTTTCTTTTTcaattttccttcttcttcttggttTGTTCTGTTTTTTTAATTCATATTCTCTTTTAAAATTTACATTTTCTAAATTCATCTAGCTTTTTCATATCCACGAACATTTTTCAAGTTATGGTAGTTTCTCAAACTCATGAAATCTTTCAAAATTTTAAACTTTTCTAAAtgcgtgaactttttttcaaactcgTTAACTTCTTCAAAtgtgtgaactttttcaaattgttGAAACTATTCCAACTCCACCAACTTTTTTTAATCTGCGAATATTTTCAAATCCATTGCATTTTAAAATTCCTAAACTTTTTTCAAATGTGTGAAAATTTTAAAATCCACAAACTATTTTTAAAAACCATGAAACTTTTAAAATTCATGCACTTTTAAAAtgcgtgaactttttccaaatccgtgaacatttttcaaattcatgatttgttttcaaactcatgaactttttcaaaaccatGAACTTCTCAAATCCgcattttctttcaaatttgtgtacGGCATTAAAACTCGTAACTTGTTTATTATTTTACACTTTTTTAAATTCATAAACTTATTTTTTACAAAAGTCAACGGCCAAATGGTGTGATCAGTGGCCGTTGTACTCACATTGGTGAACGAGCCAGCGAATGGAGCCTAACTGAGCAAACGAGGGCGCTGGTGGGTGAGCCCACGCGAGCGGCCGGGTGGGTGGTGGTTGGCCGAGCACTGGGAGCTTTTCTATTCGGCTCCCTGGCATCCACACAACGGCCCATGTACACGGTTGCatttgagaaaaaaaaagaaaaaaacgcaAATAACAAAAGAAAcatgatttgaaaaaagttcatggatttgaaaaaagtcatgaatttgaaaaatattcattgatttgaaaaaaaaatccatttaatttgaaaaaagttaatcgaatttgaaaaagttcatcattttttttaAAGATCATTGAATTTAAAAAAGAAGAAGacagaaaaaagacaaaaaaatgtaATAAATCACAACAAAGTGAAGGTCGGGTGGTTGTCATGTCTTACACTAAACTCGCTCGTCCTTGGTTTAAATCCCAGCTCTCGCACACTTTCTGCAGATTAGATACAGAAAAAAAGATGtcaaaaatgggccggcccaacgtgACAAGGGTATGTGCGCCCGTTAGTAAAACGAATAGTATCGGGCGCCTGAAGCACCAAATAGGAAATGCCAAGCTCCTGAGTAGGAGCGCTCCACATAGGGCGCAGGAGGCGAGCAAACGTGATTGGGTCGACCCATATAAGGATGCGAAGCTAGCGCACAAGATTCTTTGTTTTAATTAGAGCAGTTTTGTTGGCCATTTTCTTTTAAATTGTTGTTGCTTTTCAATTAAAATACTCGATGATAATTAAAAGATGTTggtgatttcaaaaaatgtttgtgatttcaaaaacatgttcacagATCTAAAAATATGTTCGTGAGAAATTAGCTCTCGGGAGCAGACTTGGCAGATTTTTTTGCACATGCCGTTTATCTTCATCGACAATTCAAGACTGGAGTGCTTTTTGTCCGATTTCGGGATCAGGTCGGCCATTCGAGGACGAGATTCCACAGTTGATGTTAAGGGGCCACGAAGAACTAGTTTTAACCTCGGCGAGCAAGAAGACGATGTTGCACATCGTTGTTGATCGAGATGccaaacttgaagaccggttcaggagCTACTGATGGTGTTATTGCCCAAGGGTGCCTCATATTGCTGGTTACCGGCCCAAGTAGGTGGACGCGGGGCCCTCTAGGTTGGTTCCACCTTGggccatcagtccagcccatgggtTCTATAGGAGGAACATTCAAGAAGCCTTAACATTCACACTAAGAGTACATGACTCGCTCTTCTTATCTAGGCAATCTAATTTACTCAAAATTGATATGCATCCTTTCCGATCCTCAACCTTCTAGCTTTCTCCTTCCATTTATGTAGGAGCAGGCCAGCTCTTGCACACCTCCTCTCTAAAGCTATCTCTCTAGCCAACAAATTTCAAATCTAAAGATGTCACGGCGTAGGGGATGCACCCTAGAATTCAAATGCAGTGGCACATGGTCAAAGACCTCTCGATTCCAACCAAATACAATTTCCAAAGGAAGGGCTAAATCTCATTCAGAAGAGACCTACATTCTATCTAGTTTTTCAAAGGTGGGATTCTCCAAATTATTAGCCCACGCATATAATCTCCCTTCGAGTTGTACCTCTTTTAGTCCATTCACCTCTATGATGGAATTAAAGGCATGGCTCCATTTGGAAAGCACACAAGGCATATTCTTCTCAATGGTTTTCCTGGTGATATCTCCCATGACCACAACTCCACTACATTTGTTGCAAACATCAGGAAATTGAACTAGACACTCATACTTGTCCTCTATGTGAGCAGGTTCATAAAACACAATCAGTTGTCATGCAAATAGGGTAATATTATACTTAACATGGAAGTTTTTTTAGGGTCCTTAACATGGAAGTTGATATAGTGTTACCCTGCCTCATACCCACGGGCCGGGCCAAGTATCTATCAGCATCAACTCCAAAAGTAGGCGCAAGTTGTTTTCTTTACTTTTTCGGTAAAACAAAAAAACCTTTTCGGTAAGCTGTATTCTTTAGAGGATGTGGGCTTAAGTTGTTGCCACTAaaaatcttattattattatttcgaaaAGTGGCCCAGTTCGGTTCCAGCCAGCTGCGAGGTTGGGGGGACGCGACTTTCAGTGAAAATCGCGCCGACTTCGGTCATGGCAGACGATGGCGGGGTCTATGACGTCGTTCCCTTCTCAAGGCATCGTTGTTGCAGGTCATGGCACCCCACTCgtgatgctccgggggaaaccctagatctggatctaTCGGATCGGACGATGACGGTACCTTTGATGCCGTTGTCCCTCTagagggcatcgttttggagcaagtgctagTTGGACGGGACAAGCGGAAGAGCGGTGTCTCATCCACCACAAAGCCGACGGCGGATCCCGATGGCATGGTGCTGCGGAGGTTCGGCGGCGGGCGCTTGTGGACGGATACGTGTAGGATGGTGGAGTTGTCTggcatcgtggtggcgtcgacggcagacCAGGCAAGGTCGATGGGTCAGTTTCTGCTCTGGAGATGGAccggtggaagatggcggcggctgCCTCTGATAGTGCGTCGGTCCGGTATGGGACCTAGTCCCGGTGTGTGGCTGGGCTTgggcatccggctttagatgttagggtttggtgtgatgtccgtttggtattaggcccggatattcggcacaccttcatcaatgagataggagtagcaacaggtgTTGCCTAGATGATGGCTTCAGACTgattgatgtattactttgtatgacctgtgtgaataattaataagatggccgcatgcatcgcccagatgcagaggccgggggtcatcctcctttttttaAAGGTTATTATTAAACGGAAAATCATGTATCAAGGTTTGAGACAAATCTATGAATTGGATTTCAAAATCAAAAATCATCTCTCTAAGAAACTTTTGGCTGTGTAACATGTCTATCAATGGAGTATTTTCATTTGGCGGCGAATTCAGTGATATATTTATAAGGGCGTGTAATATATGTTTCACtagtcaaattgacgacctaaCAGTTGCAAACCAACTGCATGTCTGGATAGTGGTAGTAGCAACTATAGTAAACAGTTGCAAACCAACTGCAGCGTCTCTCGAGTAGTAATTTGATCATTTATTGTTTCACCCAGGATGAATTAATAACACGTCAGTGCAATGACATTGGCCGGTCGAACTGGCTTTGTGTGAACTGTAGATTGCTGATGAATGCGTCGGCGAAAGGGAAACAGCGGTACCACGTCGTCACGCAGATACGCCATCGCCGCCAAATGCGTCCTCAAGGAATTCACCTTGATCGAGATGGCCGACGTCGCCGGCCTTCTCGAGGATCCATTCACCGCCGCCGATACGGAAGACGCAGATCGAAGTGTTGTAGAGCTTCCCGCGCACCGGGCTGGTCGGGTCGGCGTGTATGCACAGCTCCTCCGTGCTCGCGCCATGGGTAACCACGATCACCCGCTCCCCTGTCAACGCAGCCAGGCAAAACAAAAATCAGCTTTTCCTTTTTCTGCTCAGCGGCAACTGTTCCGATGCCCAGGGACAAAAAAATCTGCGGTGTCAGGGTGAGGATTGATGCCTACCCTTGTGCTTCTCAGCCACCGTGTTCAGGTACGAGACACACCTCTTGGATAGCTGATCGAGGCTCTCCCCACCACCCTACAAAAGTGGAGAATGCCATGGAATAGATATTTCGACGCGATGCTAACATAATTTCCATGTGAGAAGTGGCAGAACAGAACAGAATAACTGAGAAAATTCGGACGGAAGCATGGAGGTTACGGGTATTTCTTGGGTCCTCGAGTAAGAAGAGAAGATCTCAGGGTTCCTTCTGACGGCGTCGTCAAACGCCAAGCCGTGGAGATCTCCCATGTGCCTCTCCCTCAGCGCTGGATCCAGCACCAGCTGAAACCAAGCAGCTCATGTCATGAGCCGATCAAGAAAAGCATCCATGGACTCAGCAATCAGGAAGGAACATACGTACAGAGGATAGGCCGCAGGCTGTAGCTATGGTTTGCGCGGTCTCGGCGGCGCGCTTGAGGTCTGAGGAGTAGACGGCAGCTGGCTTGGCTTCCCTCGACAGCCGGCGGGCAACCTTGGGATCCGAATTCAGAGAGGGGTCCTCATAAGTATTTTGCTATCAGAGTATTTCTGTGATGACTGGAGAGCGTACGTACCACGAGAGCCTGTCGTCTGCCGGTATCGTTCAGCTCCGGATCCATCTGCCCCTGCGAGCACGAGATTTGGGGAGATGGCTCTCTGTCAGCCGGAGAAGATCGACGGTGGAGGAGGTAAGTGGACAGACCTGGATGGTGCGGGTGGCGTTCCACGACGTCTCGCCGTgtcgcaccaccaccacctccgcgaACTGCTTGCCCGGCGGTGGCGAAGCAGGAGGTGACGTTGCTGCTCGTGCTCGACCGGCCATGGTTGGTGGCGTACTCTCTCTTACATGCAGCACAGAGACGAGTAGAAGGACAGTGGTATCTCCCGGGTTCGCTGCGGACTGGCTTGCAGCTTCCAGGAAAGCGTTGCTCTGTTCTTCTTTATCACCATTTTTTAGTGTAAATCTTGCCGGACACGCGTGCTCTTATTTTAATGGAAGCTGCTCTCAGCTCATCTAATGAAGATACTCTCCAACTCGATGAGCACAACAACAATGGATGAGACAACGCACATGCCTTAATTAGTGTGATGAGTCTTGACGAGACAACAATGCACGAGATATCAGCTCCTCTTGCCGGCCGATCCCTCTTGACGACGCCGGCGTCCTTTTCTCCGGCGACCTTCTTTTGGTGTCATCATGTGtgatttttaaaataaaaacaacgACAACACCTCGATCGATTTTCAATCAAATAACTATTAGTCTTAGGGCATCTTCAAGACCCGTAAATCAGACTCCGCATCATGGATACGGGAGCGGTCATCCAAACCTAGGCGCATACATTTCACGTCGGGTTTAAATCAATCAGATAAATTACATGCAAATCAGATAATTTTCATATAAACTGAAAAAAAACACAGGAGAGCGTTGGATGGAAAGCATAGGAGAGGTGGGAGATGCGTTTTGGTTGGGCCACGGCTATTGGGAGCGGGCGTGGCGACGGTCTGGACGCTGGCAAAGCCCCCCTAGTTTGTTTCCGGCTTGCGGCAAAAATCATGTCCAAACCGGTCGGCAGACCGTTACAAACTCATATTGAATGGCAAAACACGTCCGGATCACGCGGTCCGGACGGTTGCGTGTCagagttggagatgcccttattacA
This window of the Triticum aestivum cultivar Chinese Spring chromosome 5D, IWGSC CS RefSeq v2.1, whole genome shotgun sequence genome carries:
- the LOC123120465 gene encoding phosphoglycerate mutase-like protein 4, with product MAGRARAATSPPASPPPGKQFAEVVVVRHGETSWNATRTIQGQMDPELNDTGRRQALVVARRLSREAKPAAVYSSDLKRAAETAQTIATACGLSSLVLDPALRERHMGDLHGLAFDDAVRRNPEIFSSYSRTQEIPGGGESLDQLSKRCVSYLNTVAEKHKGERVIVVTHGASTEELCIHADPTSPVRGKLYNTSICVFRIGGGEWILEKAGDVGHLDQGEFLEDAFGGDGVSA